The following coding sequences are from one Nymphalis io chromosome 17, ilAglIoxx1.1, whole genome shotgun sequence window:
- the LOC126774800 gene encoding ras-like GTP-binding protein Rho1 isoform X2, which translates to MAAIRKKLVIVGDGACGKTCLLIVFSKDQFPEVYVPTVFENYVADIEVDGKQVELALWDTAGQEDYDRLRPLSYPDTDVILMCFSVDSPDSLENIPEKWTPEVKHFCPNVPIILVGNKKDLRNDPATINELRKMKQEPVKPQEGRAMAEKINAFAYLECSAKSKEGVREVFETATRAALQVKKKKKTRCSLL; encoded by the coding sequence ATGGCTGCAATACGCAAAAAATTAGTGATTGTTGGTGATGGTGCATGTGGTAAAACATGCCTGTTGATCGTGTTTAGCAAAGATCAGTTCCCGGAAGTGTATGTGCCGACAGTATTTGAAAACTACGTCGCCGACATTGAGGTTGACGGCAAACAGGTGGAGCTAGCATTATGGGATACGGCTGGTCAAGAAGATTATGACCGACTACGACCTTTATCGTATCCAGATACTGACGTTATCCTCATGTGCTTCTCGGTGGACTCGCCCGACTCGCTCGAGAACATCCCGGAGAAGTGGACGCCtgaagtaaaacatttttgccCTAACGTGCCTATTATTCTCGTGGGTAATAAAAAGGATCTACGTAATGACCCAGCCACAATCAATGAGCTACGTAAGATGAAGCAGGAACCTGTGAAGCCTCAGGAAGGTCGAGCTATGGCTGAGAAGATCAACGCATTCGCATACCTTGAGTGTTCTGCTAAGAGCAAGGAAGGCGTTCGTGAAGTGTTCGAGACGGCGACTCGCGCCGCGTTACAAgttaagaagaagaagaagactaGGTGTTCTCTGCTGTAA
- the LOC126774800 gene encoding ras-like GTP-binding protein Rho1 isoform X1, with protein MWWCCSSSASSGPMAAIRKKLVIVGDGACGKTCLLIVFSKDQFPEVYVPTVFENYVADIEVDGKQVELALWDTAGQEDYDRLRPLSYPDTDVILMCFSVDSPDSLENIPEKWTPEVKHFCPNVPIILVGNKKDLRNDPATINELRKMKQEPVKPQEGRAMAEKINAFAYLECSAKSKEGVREVFETATRAALQVKKKKKTRCSLL; from the exons ATGTGGTGGTGCTGTTCTTCTTCCGCTAGTTCAG GACCGATGGCTGCAATACGCAAAAAATTAGTGATTGTTGGTGATGGTGCATGTGGTAAAACATGCCTGTTGATCGTGTTTAGCAAAGATCAGTTCCCGGAAGTGTATGTGCCGACAGTATTTGAAAACTACGTCGCCGACATTGAGGTTGACGGCAAACAGGTGGAGCTAGCATTATGGGATACGGCTGGTCAAGAAGATTATGACCGACTACGACCTTTATCGTATCCAGATACTGACGTTATCCTCATGTGCTTCTCGGTGGACTCGCCCGACTCGCTCGAGAACATCCCGGAGAAGTGGACGCCtgaagtaaaacatttttgccCTAACGTGCCTATTATTCTCGTGGGTAATAAAAAGGATCTACGTAATGACCCAGCCACAATCAATGAGCTACGTAAGATGAAGCAGGAACCTGTGAAGCCTCAGGAAGGTCGAGCTATGGCTGAGAAGATCAACGCATTCGCATACCTTGAGTGTTCTGCTAAGAGCAAGGAAGGCGTTCGTGAAGTGTTCGAGACGGCGACTCGCGCCGCGTTACAAgttaagaagaagaagaagactaGGTGTTCTCTGCTGTAA